In Lathyrus oleraceus cultivar Zhongwan6 chromosome 2, CAAS_Psat_ZW6_1.0, whole genome shotgun sequence, the DNA window AATTCATCAATGTGGTCTCACGATTGGTGACAATGACCTTCAGCGTGTTTTCTTTGTCCTTCAACATTGTCCAACGCATTTCTAAAGCTCAAGTAACGTTGTCATTTTTTTCAATTTCCTAAAATGCAAAACCAACATAAAATTTATTTTCCGTAGAAGTAACACCAATAATTTCTAATAGTGGAATCATGTACTTGTTGGTCATATATGTTGAATCAACAATGAGTACATTGTGAAATGTATTGAATAACTTTATGGAATCATAATAAGTCTAAAATATATCTCTAATGATTTATCCATCCTCGCACACTCGGTACCTAGATACATAATCATTCATCCAGAAGCTTCAATAATTATTGCATTTCAATTCTATCCACTCTTAACGCCTTGTTGTTTCTGACACGAATATTGTATACTTGCTCGATATTTGAGATATTTTGAGGTATTTTCTGTTTCAAAGTTGCAAGTATGTTTTTCAGCTGCACCATATTCGATGTCATGTTAGAAACAATTTCCTTCTCTTCAGCCATAAGACGACATGCAATGGGATGACCGGTTAACTTGCAACATATGTCAGTATTATGTGTACCACAAAACACATTAAATCtcaatttattatttttctaaaGCTATTCACTCAACTTAAAAGAACACTCACATTTTCTCAAACGGTTGTCATCTCTTTTCAACTTCTGGATAGGAATTATGTAATTGCCACTTCTTTCGCATATTAGTGTCGCAAATGCAAGTCTTCTATCTGAATTGTTATCCGACCTTCCAATTACGCTAAAACCCAATTTTGCAACCTCTGTGTGGATCCATTGGAACATATAATGACAAACAATAAACTCTTGTTCATTTGTAAATTGGTTGCCAACATCTACCTTGACACCAACCAGTTTGACATCTGTAAACACAATAAGGTTGGAGAAAACATCAGGGTGCATCATTTCTAAGGTCAATCATAAAAGaaaatattcaaaaatatttaaatttaacTCTAAACGAATTCGGAACTGCACTTCCAGATAACATTCAACCAAAATCTATAAATACATTTTTGGACGCAACATTCATTTTTTTTAGAGCAAAAACCAAATTAATGTAAGGAATGAGGAAGAAAATACATGTACATTACCGTAAATTTCAACttctttttttccttttgatGTAAAAAAAATAGACAAATGATGTTTTGAAGTAGAAAAGTTGATTAAGTGTGGAATGATGTTTTGATAGGGTTTGAACGAAAATGGTGTGTTTGATCATGATTGAAGCAAACATGCGAGACGATGTTTTATTAAATTTTCCGCTTGACAAATCCGAAAATTCATTTTTGGTATTGTTATATGTGACATTTTTTTAAATCACCACTTGATAAATCAGGAAGTACACTTCCCTATTTGTCACTAAATTGTTAAATGTACAAAATCTTTAAAAGGACGTGTCCGAAAATACATATCCAAACTCATTGTTTGAGAAAAATATAGGTGTGTCTAAATAATACATATTTTAATATAATCTAGATACATCCAAAAATACACTTTCGAATTCGCAAGAACATTTTTAATATCTCAACAagttttttttttcttaaaaaatttaaaataaatataaaaagGAGATACAAGTAAAAAAAGGGAGCAAATAACAATTCTTTACTATAGCTTCTCAAGCATTAACACCCCAAAAGCCCGTTAGTACGAACAGCCCAAGCCTTTATCTTCTCACAATtcattcaaaaaaaaaaagaagacAGAAAGAACACTGAGTTGAGCTGAGTTGTGACAACTGAACGAGTTTGAATGTGTTAGAGTGAAAGGTATAGTATAATGGTGTAGTCAAATTGTGAAAGAAGATGAACAACATTAACGAAGATGCTTCGGCACAAGATCTCGAACCTCAAAGCGATCACAGCTCCGATTATTTAGCTCAGCCTCAACCCCGCCGTCTACGCGGCTTCGCTGCCACGGCGGCGGGGACCAATTCCACCGGAAAGGGGAAAAAGGAGAGAGAAAAAGAGAAGGAACGAACGAAGCTCCGAGAACGACACCGTCGAGCCATCACCAGCCGAATGTTGGCTGGACTCCGTCAGTATGGTAATTTCCCTCTTCCGGCGCGTGCTGACATAAACGACGTACTCGCTGCTCTCGCGCGTGAAGCTGGTTGGATTGTTGACGCCGATGGAACTACCTACCGCCAGTGCTTACCTCCTTCTCACATGGTTTCATTCGTGTTTTTTCAATTTCGTGATTGAATTTGAATTAACTTATCTAATGATTCTCTTTACTTGTTTTATAAGTTCTAGTTTTCTTTATAGGTTAGAAGCTACCTAGGCCTAGCACCACAATTCTGGTGGTGAATTCGGACACGACACTGACACTGACACACATCCACACAGGTAATAACTTGAAAAATATGAATGAATTGAACTTAATCACAAGTGTCGGTGTTGCACGGACAAGGACGGACACACCTTTTTACTGAGATGTTGATGAGAATTAACCAATTGTGATAATGACTTTGGAATTAGTTGTTGCTTAGAATTATTTTTTTGGTCTTAATCATGATGGCAATTGGTTAGGATGTAAGTAAAGATAGATCGAATATTATTACTACCCAAGCATTCGACCTTAGCTAGAATGCTTTAATCACTTGTGCTCAACCACTTGATTTAGTTGGTGCTTAGATTGTGTAGGAATTTCCGCCTTCATTGTGGTTTGGTCTGCCCCTAGTCGCCTAAATTGCAGCATTGGACTTGCTTTCATCGCAATCTCCAACACCTTCATACTGTTGGGTTTGAAGGGGTGGATTTACTTCCATATTGCTTAGAGATATGGCTcgtgtttataagtgggggcaatcctcaccttacaagtcggttttgtagggttgagaTAGGCCAAACCACAATTCTTAAGATGGTATCAGAGCCTATCCTGGATCACTTGTTGGGCTTCCCGCATCATCCACGCTTCGGACTCAGTGAGTCTCGAACATGTGGGTGTGTGTTGGAGTTTCCGCCTTTGTTGCGGTCTCGGTAAGAAAATATATAGATCTATATTGAAATGTTGGGTTGGGAAAAATTAACAATTTTGGGTTTGTTAGTGTTTATGTTTGATTAAGGTATTAATATGCAGGGATCATTTGCGGCAAGGTCAGTTGATAGTCAACTATCTGGTGGTTCGTTGAGAACTTGTTCAGTTAAGGAAACACTGGAGAATCAGCCACCAGTACTTCGAATTGATGAATGCTTGTCTCCTGCATCTATTGATTCTGTTGTAATTGCAGAAAGGGACTCAAAGAATGGAAAATATGCAAGTGTAAGCCCCATCAATTCAGTTGACTGCTTGGAGGCTGATCAGGTGATTTTTGGTGACTAATTCGATCGTTTCGTATCATATTTAGTGCAGATTTAGTGCAGATTTTTGgtgtattttttttatatactAATGTTTGAAGATTGTAAACTGGACATTTTTAAACTAGACTTTTCCTGACAAGCCAGAGTTTTCTACCAATTTGCATAAAGCTTATTTCTTTCTTCATTGTTTTAAACCCAGGTGGTGGGTTTAAATTTATGACAGGGTTGTGGAGCAGTTATTTAACAGGACCATCTAATTTTGTAATTTATTGATGCAGCTTATGCAAGATATTCATTCTGGGGTGCATGAAAGTGACTTCAATTGCACACCTTATGTCCCTGTTTACATAAAACTTCCAGTAAGTGTCTTCTATTTATTGTTTGCTTAATGTGTAGCCAGCATCCAACCTGTGATATATGTTCTAGACAAAAACTTATATATTTACAGGTTTCACTTAGTGTGTCTTTTGTATGCTTTAAATCTGTTTGCCTTGTAATGATCATAGGGTTTCTAAAATTAGTGGTTTATTGCAGGCTGGTATTATTAATAAATTTTGCCAGTTGATGGATCCTGAAGGCATTAGGCAAGAGCTAATCCATATTAAGTCCTTAAATATTGATGGTGTTGTTGTGGATTGTTGGTGGGGCATTGTTGAAGGCTGGAACCCACAGAAATACGTGTGGTCTGGTTATAGGGAGCTTTTTAACATTATTAGAGAATTCAAGCTTAATTTACAGGTATATATTTCTATTGCTCATATCATGTTATACATGCATCCATGTCCTTCAAAATGGAAAATTTATCTAAAATGATTATGACTTTGACTTGTCTATATACAATATAATATATGATGCATTAATAAAACCAACCAAATAATTTATTTTCTATTACAAGGGTGTGTTTTGCTGTTAGGAATTCTGTTAAATCTAGAAGCCCTACGTATAAAATGCTTAAAACTATTACAATATGATGGCATTGATGAGATGAAGTAAAGAGAAGCATAACTTAGTGGATGTATGATGTCTGTTGTATTATTTCTGAAATTATTTTTTACCGTGATACATAAAATTCATTCTCTAGCTTGGGTAGTAGTATAGTATGTGAAAATGAAGCATTTCATTATTTTAAAGCATGTTAGAAGTTTCTATAATTATACGTGTATCCTTGTTGTGGGGTTTGGAAAGCATCTTTAATGTTGTTTGAGAACTGATCTTGATTCTTATTTCAAATTCTGAAGGTTGTTATGGCGTTTCATGAATGTGGAGGGAATGATTCTAGTGATGCATTGATTTCCCTCCCACAATGGGTTTTAGATATTGGAAAAGACAACCAGGACATATTTTTCACAGATCGTGAAGGACAGAGAAATACTGAATGCTTATCTTGGGGGATTGACAAAGAGCGGGTTCTCAAAGGAAGAACTGGAATCGAGGTATAAATATCTAATAGATCTATTCCTATCCGTGATTCAACTATTAGGCGTTCACTGCTCTCAAATGCCTGTTATTTAATGTGTTTACAATACCAATTTCCAGTGTATTTGCATATCACCAAAATGGAAAAAAGTTTATTTCTTGTGTGTGATTTTTCACGGTTATAGGAGGTTCTGCATTTCATAGATTGTACACTCTAAGTGTTTGCCAATTATAAATAATGTGTTCTGTTTTATTGTGTGTTTGTTACTGATTAGTCTTCTGCAATATATGCAGGTTTATTTTGATATGATGAGAAGCTTTCGGACAGAGTTTGATGACCTGTTTACAGAAGGTTTAATTTATGCTGTAGAAGTTGGACTTGGAGCATCTGGCGAGCTGAAATACCCTTCTTTTTCAGAAAGGATGGGGTGGAGGTATCCTGGTATTGGTGAGTTTCAGGTACCTCATTTTTTTGGCCCGTTTAAAAACAGTTGCATTACTGTGTATCAGAAGTAACATGTGCTATCATATTTTATATGCTAATAAAGAATTCTGGTTTTCTATCTAATCCTCTATGACCAGTGCTATGATAAATACCTGCAACATAGTCTGCGCAGAGCAGCCAAACTACGCGGTCACTCTTTCTGGGCTAGAGGACCTGATAATGCTGGGCACTACAATTCTATGCCACACGAGACTGGATTCTTTTGTGAACGGGGTGATTACAACAACTATTATGGACGCTTCTTCTTACATTGGTACTCCCAGACTTTAATAGACCATGCGGATAATGTTTTGTCTCTTGCAAGCCTTGCTTTTGAGGAAACAAAAATTATTGTCAAGGTAGGTTTCCTGTTTTTCATGTTGTAGTTGTTGGCTAAATTTGGATGACGCCAATTGCTACCAGTGCATTTATAATTGATAGATGGTAGCTAGAATCGG includes these proteins:
- the LOC127119891 gene encoding beta-amylase 8 isoform X1, with product MNNINEDASAQDLEPQSDHSSDYLAQPQPRRLRGFAATAAGTNSTGKGKKEREKEKERTKLRERHRRAITSRMLAGLRQYGNFPLPARADINDVLAALAREAGWIVDADGTTYRQCLPPSHMGSFAARSVDSQLSGGSLRTCSVKETLENQPPVLRIDECLSPASIDSVVIAERDSKNGKYASVSPINSVDCLEADQLMQDIHSGVHESDFNCTPYVPVYIKLPAGIINKFCQLMDPEGIRQELIHIKSLNIDGVVVDCWWGIVEGWNPQKYVWSGYRELFNIIREFKLNLQVVMAFHECGGNDSSDALISLPQWVLDIGKDNQDIFFTDREGQRNTECLSWGIDKERVLKGRTGIEVYFDMMRSFRTEFDDLFTEGLIYAVEVGLGASGELKYPSFSERMGWRYPGIGEFQCYDKYLQHSLRRAAKLRGHSFWARGPDNAGHYNSMPHETGFFCERGDYNNYYGRFFLHWYSQTLIDHADNVLSLASLAFEETKIIVKVPAVHWWYKTPSHAAELTAGYHNPTNQDGYSPVFEVLKKHAVTMKFVCLGFNLFNQEANDSLVDPEGLSWQILNSAWERGLVTAGENTLFCYDRERYKRLVEMAKPRNDPDQRHFSFFVHQQPSLLQGNVCLSELDFFIKCMHGEMTGDL
- the LOC127119891 gene encoding beta-amylase 8 isoform X2; this translates as MNNINEDASAQDLEPQSDHSSDYLAQPQPRRLRGFAATAAGTNSTGKGKKEREKEKERTKLRERHRRAITSRMLAGLRQYGNFPLPARADINDVLAALAREAGWIVDADGTTYRQCLPPSHMGSFAARSVDSQLSGGSLRTCSVKETLENQPPVLRIDECLSPASIDSVVIAERDSKNGKYASVSPINSVDCLEADQLMQDIHSGVHESDFNCTPYVPVYIKLPAGIINKFCQLMDPEGIRQELIHIKSLNIDGVVVDCWWGIVEGWNPQKYVWSGYRELFNIIREFKLNLQVVMAFHECGGNDSSDALISLPQWVLDIGKDNQDIFFTDREGQRNTECLSWGIDKERVLKGRTGIEVYFDMMRSFRTEFDDLFTEGLIYAVEVGLGASGELKYPSFSERMGWRYPGIGEFQCYDKYLQHSLRRAAKLRGHSFWARGPDNAGHYNSMPHETGFFCERGDYNNYYGRFFLHWYSQTLIDHADNVLSLASLAFEETKIIVKVPAVHWWYKTPSHAAELTAGYHNPTNQDGYSPVFEVLKKHAVTMKFVCLGFNLFNQEANDSLVDPEGLSWQILNSAWERGLVTAGENTLFCYDRERYKRLVEMAKPRNDPDQRHFSFFVHQQPSLLQGNVCLSELDFFIKCMHACYSCR
- the LOC127119891 gene encoding beta-amylase 8 isoform X3 — encoded protein: MWVCVGVSAFVAVSGSFAARSVDSQLSGGSLRTCSVKETLENQPPVLRIDECLSPASIDSVVIAERDSKNGKYASVSPINSVDCLEADQLMQDIHSGVHESDFNCTPYVPVYIKLPAGIINKFCQLMDPEGIRQELIHIKSLNIDGVVVDCWWGIVEGWNPQKYVWSGYRELFNIIREFKLNLQVVMAFHECGGNDSSDALISLPQWVLDIGKDNQDIFFTDREGQRNTECLSWGIDKERVLKGRTGIEVYFDMMRSFRTEFDDLFTEGLIYAVEVGLGASGELKYPSFSERMGWRYPGIGEFQCYDKYLQHSLRRAAKLRGHSFWARGPDNAGHYNSMPHETGFFCERGDYNNYYGRFFLHWYSQTLIDHADNVLSLASLAFEETKIIVKVPAVHWWYKTPSHAAELTAGYHNPTNQDGYSPVFEVLKKHAVTMKFVCLGFNLFNQEANDSLVDPEGLSWQILNSAWERGLVTAGENTLFCYDRERYKRLVEMAKPRNDPDQRHFSFFVHQQPSLLQGNVCLSELDFFIKCMHGEMTGDL